The Panicum hallii strain FIL2 chromosome 9, PHallii_v3.1, whole genome shotgun sequence genome has a window encoding:
- the LOC112872868 gene encoding mucin-7-like encodes MRKRKASTAGLAGPSSSLPSPQRQRVAEVPPTGNDAPETEPAETDRVNPSPSHADDVTIAVAGTVSGQLTSSTEMAPPPAVGAAAIATPTLPAPVTCTPASPATSTVVKKPLKLVLRKPTMIRSQVDPTAVSPGGENDDTLQEMHLPKDDLSRPRQMIKAIDTFALDMNQKTAVKLEESTKRINELMQERAGFEQTIIELQG; translated from the exons atgcggaaacgcaaagccagcaccgctGGCCTTGCCGG TCCATCGTCTTCtctgcccagcccccagcgccagAGGGTAGCCGAAGTGCCCCCCACCGGGAATGATGCACCAGAGACCGAACCCGCGGAAACTGATAGGGTGAACCCTTCACCTTCTCATGCAGATGATGTAacaatcgccgtggcgggcactGTATCGGGCCAGCTCACGTCCTCGACTGAAATGGCTCCGCCGCCAGCAGTGGGTGCCGCGGCCATCGCCACGCCAACGCTGCCAGCCCCCGTGACTTGTACACCTGCATCTCCGGCCACGAGCACTGTGGTGAAGAAACCATTGAAGCTGGTGTTGAGGAAGCCAACAATGATCCGATCTCAAGT agaccCCACGGCCGTCAGCCCTGGAGGAGAGAACGATGATACcctccaagagatgcacctcccaaAGGACGACCTGAGCCGCCCGCGTCagatgatcaaggcgatcgacacgTTTGCTCTG GATATGAACCAAAAAACTGCagtgaagctggaagagtccaccaagCGTATCAACGAGTtgatgcaggagcgagccggcttcgagcaaaCCATTATCGAGCTCCAAGGCTGA